Proteins encoded within one genomic window of Bemisia tabaci chromosome 2, PGI_BMITA_v3:
- the LOC109040074 gene encoding clavesin-1: protein MDMNEYVNFDLGTAYPSLFSSSSADYKPPVKLTKEEALLRIRELFKTRPDIDFSEVSDGSLCKFIHARKFNVDASFQLLVNYLSYKKQHPALLDVDIRDPYILTAIKDGLPGVLEERDRKGRKVLVYFASRWNPNKLPLEVLFKALIFTLDLLLEDIQNQINGLVFLIDWTNFSFRTASNLNPRILKSMIEGLQDCYPARFKGIHFVGQPWYVEAAVAVVKPFLKEKARNKIFIHGNNVGTMHEYLPCDILPTEFGGDKPPFNSSALVNELLQRMG from the exons ATGGACATGAATGAATACGTCAACTTTGATCTGGGTACAGCCTACCCAAGTCTATTCTCATCATCATCAGCTGACTACAAACCACCAGTGAAACTAACCAAAGAAGAAGCTTTATTGAGGATTCGAGAACTCTTTAAAACTCGACCAGATATCG ATTTCAGTGAAGTAAGCGATGGTTCCCTATGTAAATTCATCCATGCAAGAAAGTTCAACGTTGATGCAAGTTTTCAACTTTTAGTCAATTATCTGTCGTACAAGAAGCAGCATCCTGCTTTGTTAGATGTCGATATCAGAGATCCGTACATACTCACAGCCATCAAAGATGGGCTACCTGGTGTCCTAGAGGAAAGAGacag aaaaggaagaaaagtcCTCGTTTACTTTGCAAGCAGATGGAACCCCAACAAACTACCATTGGAAGTATTGTTCAAAGCGTTAATTTTCACACTGGATCTTTTACTAGAGGATATCCAAAATCAGATAAATGGTCTTGTATTCCTTATTGATTGGACTAACTTTTCATTCCGCACGGCATCAAATCTAAATCCAAGAATCCTCAAATCAATGATTGAAGGACTCCAGGACTGTTATCCTGCCAGATTCAAAGGAATTCATTTTGTTGGACAGCCATGGTACGTGGAAGCTGCTGTAGCAGTTGTGAAGCCATTCCTAAAGGAGAAAGCTAGAAACAAG ATATTCATCCATGGGAACAATGTGGGCACCATGCACGAGTATCTTCCTTGCGACATTCTACCAACAGAATTTGGCGGAGACAAGCCCCCCTTCAACTCATCAGCATTGGTTAATGAATTGTTACAGCGGATGGGGTGA